The genomic stretch CCGGGTGGCGGGCACCTCGCCGAGCGGGGAGGCGGAGCCGTACCAGCCGCGTAAGGACGTCTCGCTGACCCGCCGCAGCTTCCGCTCGCGTGACGGGCGCTGGTGGCACCGGGTGGACATCAATGCCGAGCACCTGCGGGGGTCGGGGTCGCCGCTGCCGACGGGGTTCGCGGCGTACCTGGGCATGGCGCCCGGCGGGCAGCTGACCGCGTCGGCGCCGTCCGGTGACGTGGTGATCAGCTGGCACAACCAGCCCACCATGGGGTCGATCAGGAACGTGCTGGCCGAGTCCAAGGCGAGCGAGGGCGACCACGTCTTCCTCACCGTGTCGGACGGCGGCGAGTTGCTGACCCGCTACCTGCCGGCCGCGCCCGTCGGGATGCCGCCCGTGAACCGGGCGCTCTACCTGCTCGGCTACACCGCTCCGGTCAGCTCCGAGATGGAGGGCCTGCGGTTGATCGGGGCCAGGATCGGGCTGCCGGACACGGCCACGCGCGAGGAGATCCTGGGCCGGCTGCGCGAGCGCGGCGACCGGGACATCCTCGGGTTCCTGGGCGGGTGACTTTCCTGGGAGTCGTCGCGCCGGGCTAAGCTCGGGAGATGTTGCGGATCTACGACACGCGGACCAGGCAGGTCGAGGAGCTCGCTCCCGGGCGGGCGGTGCGGATGTACACCTGCGGGCCGACGGTCTACCGCTACGCGCACGTGGGCAATCTGCGCACCTACCTGCTGTCCGACCTGATCAGACGGGTCCTGGAGCGGCGGCGGACGCGCGTGCTGGCCTGCCAGAACATCACCGACGTCGGCCACCTGACCGACGCCGGGGTCGACAAGGTGGTGGAGCAGGCGCAGGCGGAGGGGCGCTCCGTGCGGGAGCTGGCGCGCTTCTACGAGGACGCCTTCAGGAACGACACCGCCGCACTCAACCTCCGTCCGCCGGAGCACATGCCGCGCGCGAGCGAGACGATCGAGCTGATGATCGAGCTGATCGCCAAGCTGATCGAGAAGGGGCACGCGTATGTGGTGCCGGACGGGTCGGTGTTCTTCGACGTACGGACCTTTCCCACCTACGGCGAAATTTCCGGAAATCGCCTGGATGCCTTGAGGCCGGCCCACCGCGTCGAATCCGTCGACCCGCGCAAGCGCTTCCACGCGGACTGGGCCCTGTGGAAACCCGCCGAAGGCGAGCTCACTTGGGAGACGCCGTGGGGCCGGGGCTTCCCGGGATGGCACGTGGAGTGCTCGGCCATGTCGTTGCGGTTCCTCGGAGCTCCCTTCGACCTGCACACCGGCGGGATCGATCTGCGCTTCCCCCACCACGAGGACGAGCGGGCCCAGTCCAACGCGGCGGCGGGGCAGGAGGTGGTGCGGCACTGGGTGCACGGGGAGCACCTGCTGTTCGACGGGCGCAAGATGGCGAAGTCCACGGGCAACGTGGTGCTGCTTTCGGACGTGGTGGCGGCCGGGCTCGATCCGCTGGCCGTGCGGATGGCGTTCCTGGAGCATCGATACCGGCAGCAGATGAACCTGACGTGGGACACGCTGCGGGCGGCCGACCGCACGGTGCGGCGGTGGCGGGCGCGCGTGGCCGAGTGGGCCGAGTCGCCCAGCGCGCCGATGGCGTCCGCGTACGTGGAGCGGGTGGAGGCCGCCTTCGCCGACGACCTGGACACTCCCGGGGCGTTGCGGGTGCTGCGCGAGCTGGAGCGGGACGAGTCGGTGGCGCCAGGGGCCAAGTTCGAGTCCTTCCTGCACCTGGACCAGGTGCTCGCGCTGGATCTCTCCACGGATGTGGGCAAGGTGCCCGTGCTGCCGGCGGGGGCCGGCGAGCTCTTGGAGGCGCGGGACCGGGCGCGCGAGGCGAAGGACTGGAAGGAGGCGGACCGCCTTCGGGACGAACTGGCCGCCCTGGGCGTCCGCGTCTCCGACACCCCCGAAGGCCAGACCTGGACGTAGCCCTCGCACACCACCTGTCCCGCTGCCATGACTCCGGAACCCCAGCCGCCTACCAGCGGTGAAACCTTGACCGCCGCCTGTGATCGGCCGGCTCAAAGTCTCCTGCCAAGGACTGCGAAGTCGGCCGGAGGAGTGATCGCGAACTGCCACACTTGATGCCAGTTCGGCAAGTTGGAGGTGTCGGTGAGGCCCTATGCGTGGATGCCGCGTCCTTTGCGGTGGTTCGCTCGGGTGTTGACCGTTCTTCTCGCCCTGGCCCTCGTGGTGGCAGGGGTCCTCGTCTACACCGTGCGGAAGTCGTTCCCGCAGGTTGATGGATCGTTGCGGCTACCCGGCTTATCCCAAGATGTCGAGATTTATCGCGATAAATGGGGAATCCCGCATATCTATGCTGACAGCGGCGCCGACCTCTTCATGGCTCAAGGGTTCGTCCACGCCCAGGACCGCTTCTACGAGATGGACTTCCGCCGCCACATGACCGCCGGCCGCCTCTCGGAGCTCTTCGGCAAGGCCACTCTCGGCACCGACAAGGCGCTCAGGACCATGGGCTGGCGCAGGGTCGCCGAGCGCGAACTGCCCGAGCTGGCAGACCAGACCCGGGCCTATCTGGACGCGTACGCCAAAGGCGTGAACGCCTGGCTCAGCGCCAACCCCAACGCCTCCGACCGCAGCCTCGAATACTCGATACTCAAGCTCCAGAACGGCGACTACAAGCCCGAGCCGTGGACCGCGGTCGACTCGCTCGCCTGGTTGAAGGCCATGGCCTGGGACCTGCGCTCCAACATGGAGGACGAGATCGACCGCGCCCTCATCGCCGCCAAGCTGCCCAGGGAGCGGGTCGAGCAGCTCTACCCCGGCTACCCGTACGACCGCCACTCCCCGATCGTCACCGAGGGCACCATCAACGAGGACCGCTTCGACCAGCGGGCCGAGCCGCGGTTACGCGCCGGCGTCGGCGCGCTGACCCAGGCGGCCAAGACGCTCGACGCCGTGCCGAGCACGATGGGCACCGAGGACCGCGAAGGCGTCGGGTCGAACTCGTGGGTGATCTCCGGCGAGCACACCGTCAGCGGCAAGCCGCTGCTGGCCAACGACCCGCACCTGTCGCCGCAGATGCCGTCCGTCTGGTACCAGGCGGGGCTGCACTGCAGGACGGTGTCGGAGGAGTGCCCGTACGACGTCACGGGCTTCACCTTCTCCGGCGTTCCCGGCGTGATCATCGGGCACACGGACAAGATCGCGTGGGGTTTCACGAACCTGGGTCCCGACGTGGCCGACTTGTTCCTGGAGAAGGTGGACGGCGACACGTACCTGTACAAGGGCGCGCAGGTGAAGCTGGAGACCCGGCAGGAGCAGATCAAGGTGGCCGGCGCCTCGCCTGTCACGATCACCGTGAAGAGCACCGTGCACGGCCCGCTGATCAACGAGGTGATCGGCGACGCCAAGCCCACCGGCGAGGCCAACGCGGTGGCGCTGCAGTGGACGGCGCTGACCCCCGGCAGAAGCGCCGATGCGATCTTCGCGTTGAACAAGGCCGCGGACTGGCAGGAGTTCAAAGCCGCGGCGGCGCTGTTCGAGGTGCCCGCCCAGAACCTGGTGTACGCCGACACCACAGGCAAGATCGGCTACCAGGCGCCCGGACGTATCCCCGTACGCCTGCAAGGCGACGGCACCTGGCCGGTCCCCGGGTGGACGGGCGAGTACGACTGGAGGCCGGCGCCCATCCC from Nonomuraea polychroma encodes the following:
- the cysS gene encoding cysteine--tRNA ligase is translated as MLRIYDTRTRQVEELAPGRAVRMYTCGPTVYRYAHVGNLRTYLLSDLIRRVLERRRTRVLACQNITDVGHLTDAGVDKVVEQAQAEGRSVRELARFYEDAFRNDTAALNLRPPEHMPRASETIELMIELIAKLIEKGHAYVVPDGSVFFDVRTFPTYGEISGNRLDALRPAHRVESVDPRKRFHADWALWKPAEGELTWETPWGRGFPGWHVECSAMSLRFLGAPFDLHTGGIDLRFPHHEDERAQSNAAAGQEVVRHWVHGEHLLFDGRKMAKSTGNVVLLSDVVAAGLDPLAVRMAFLEHRYRQQMNLTWDTLRAADRTVRRWRARVAEWAESPSAPMASAYVERVEAAFADDLDTPGALRVLRELERDESVAPGAKFESFLHLDQVLALDLSTDVGKVPVLPAGAGELLEARDRAREAKDWKEADRLRDELAALGVRVSDTPEGQTWT
- a CDS encoding penicillin acylase family protein, with amino-acid sequence MPRPLRWFARVLTVLLALALVVAGVLVYTVRKSFPQVDGSLRLPGLSQDVEIYRDKWGIPHIYADSGADLFMAQGFVHAQDRFYEMDFRRHMTAGRLSELFGKATLGTDKALRTMGWRRVAERELPELADQTRAYLDAYAKGVNAWLSANPNASDRSLEYSILKLQNGDYKPEPWTAVDSLAWLKAMAWDLRSNMEDEIDRALIAAKLPRERVEQLYPGYPYDRHSPIVTEGTINEDRFDQRAEPRLRAGVGALTQAAKTLDAVPSTMGTEDREGVGSNSWVISGEHTVSGKPLLANDPHLSPQMPSVWYQAGLHCRTVSEECPYDVTGFTFSGVPGVIIGHTDKIAWGFTNLGPDVADLFLEKVDGDTYLYKGAQVKLETRQEQIKVAGASPVTITVKSTVHGPLINEVIGDAKPTGEANAVALQWTALTPGRSADAIFALNKAADWQEFKAAAALFEVPAQNLVYADTTGKIGYQAPGRIPVRLQGDGTWPVPGWTGEYDWRPAPIPYDQLPSVEDPADGFIVTANNAVIDPRRYRPLLTEDWAYGYRSERIRDLVKDAIEKGKVDAAAMSRIQQDTRNGFAETLVPALMEVDLAGPSVQARELLKSWDGTQTADSAPAAFFNAVWRQLLVLTFNDELPEGARPAGGDRWYEVIRRLLELPDDPFWDDVTTKNRTETRDDILRQAMASAYHELSERLGEDTGAWRWGDLHQLDLVNGSLGTSGIAPIERLFNRGPLAVAGSKDALNATGWNVQRDYTVTAVPSMRMIVDLSDVDASQWINLTGASGHAFHDNYFDQAEVWSRGGLLPMHSKPESVKKAAVHTLRLTR